From a single Paraburkholderia sp. D15 genomic region:
- a CDS encoding acetylornithine transaminase, producing the protein MNFSEYPIESLMYITNRPEIVFTHGKGSWLYDNNGKRYLDFIQGWAVNSLGHSNEGMIEALNRQAKLLFNPSPAFYNEPMARLAGLLTQHSCFDKVFFANSGAEANEGAIKLARKWGKKFKDGAFEIITFDHSFHGRTLATMSASGKPGWDTIYAPQVPGFPKADLNDIASVEKLINAKTVAVMLEPIQGEGGVIPATREFMEQLRALTRQHNLLLIVDEVQSGCGRAGTLFAYELSGIEPDIMTLGKGIGGGVPLAALLSKAEVAVFEAGDQGGTYNGNPLMTAVGYSVISQLVAPGFLEGVRARGEYLRSKLLELSAERGFNGERGEGLLRALLLGKDIGNQIVEKARDMQPDGLLLNAARPNLLRFMPALNVTNEEIDQMMAMLRSILDTL; encoded by the coding sequence ATGAATTTCTCCGAGTACCCGATCGAGTCGCTGATGTACATCACGAACCGGCCCGAAATCGTTTTCACGCACGGCAAGGGCTCGTGGCTCTACGACAATAACGGCAAGCGATATCTGGACTTCATCCAGGGCTGGGCGGTCAATAGCCTCGGGCACAGCAACGAAGGCATGATCGAAGCGCTGAACAGGCAGGCCAAGCTGCTGTTCAATCCGTCGCCGGCGTTCTACAACGAGCCGATGGCACGGCTCGCCGGTCTGCTCACTCAGCACAGCTGCTTCGACAAGGTGTTTTTCGCCAACAGCGGCGCCGAAGCCAACGAAGGCGCGATCAAGCTCGCGCGCAAGTGGGGCAAGAAGTTCAAGGACGGTGCGTTCGAGATCATCACGTTCGATCACAGCTTCCACGGCCGCACGCTCGCCACCATGTCGGCAAGCGGCAAGCCGGGCTGGGACACGATCTACGCGCCGCAGGTGCCGGGCTTCCCGAAGGCGGATCTGAACGACATCGCGTCGGTGGAAAAGCTGATCAACGCGAAGACGGTCGCCGTGATGCTCGAACCGATTCAAGGCGAAGGCGGCGTGATTCCGGCCACGCGTGAGTTCATGGAGCAACTGCGCGCGCTGACCAGACAGCACAACCTGCTGCTGATCGTCGACGAAGTGCAAAGCGGTTGCGGCCGCGCGGGTACGCTGTTCGCGTACGAACTGTCGGGCATCGAGCCGGACATCATGACGCTCGGCAAGGGCATCGGCGGCGGCGTGCCGCTCGCGGCGCTGCTGTCGAAGGCGGAAGTCGCCGTGTTCGAAGCCGGCGATCAGGGCGGCACCTACAACGGCAACCCGTTGATGACCGCGGTCGGCTATTCGGTGATCTCGCAACTGGTGGCGCCAGGCTTCCTCGAAGGCGTGCGCGCACGCGGCGAGTATCTGCGCTCGAAGCTGCTGGAACTGTCGGCGGAACGCGGCTTTAACGGCGAGCGCGGGGAAGGCCTGCTGCGCGCGCTGCTGCTTGGCAAGGACATCGGCAACCAGATCGTCGAGAAAGCCCGCGACATGCAACCGGACGGCCTGCTGCTGAACGCGGCGCGCCCGAACCTGCTGCGCTTCATGCCGGCGCTGAACGTCACGAACGAAGAAATCGACCAGATGATGGCGATGCTGCGTTCGATTCTCGACACGCTGTAA
- a CDS encoding ABC transporter ATP-binding protein → MSTTQAMLKIKGLQVNYGGIQAVKGIDLEVQQGELVTLIGANGAGKTTTMKAITGLKPYTIGDIEYMGESIKGMAPHVLLKKGLAMVPEGRGIFARMSIVENMQMGAYLRTDTDGIKADVDRMFGFFPRLKERAAQYAGTLSGGEQQMLAMARAIISRPKLLLLDEPSMGLSPIMVEKIFEVVRAISAEGMTVLLVEQNARLALQAANRGYVMDSGLVTMSGDAKQMLDDPKVRAAYLGE, encoded by the coding sequence ATGTCCACCACACAAGCAATGTTGAAAATCAAGGGCCTTCAGGTCAACTACGGCGGCATTCAGGCAGTCAAGGGGATCGACCTGGAAGTGCAGCAGGGCGAGCTGGTCACGCTGATCGGCGCGAACGGCGCGGGCAAGACCACCACGATGAAGGCGATCACGGGCCTGAAGCCCTACACGATCGGCGACATCGAGTACATGGGCGAGTCGATCAAGGGCATGGCGCCGCACGTGCTGCTGAAGAAGGGTCTGGCGATGGTGCCGGAAGGCCGCGGTATCTTCGCGCGCATGTCGATCGTCGAGAACATGCAGATGGGCGCTTATCTGCGCACGGACACGGACGGCATCAAGGCGGACGTGGATCGTATGTTCGGCTTCTTCCCGCGTCTGAAGGAACGTGCCGCGCAATACGCGGGCACGCTCTCGGGCGGCGAACAGCAGATGCTGGCGATGGCGCGCGCGATCATCTCGCGTCCCAAGCTGTTGCTGCTGGACGAACCGTCGATGGGTCTGTCGCCGATCATGGTCGAGAAGATCTTCGAAGTGGTGCGGGCGATTTCGGCCGAAGGCATGACCGTGCTGCTGGTCGAGCAGAACGCACGTCTGGCGCTGCAGGCGGCCAATCGCGGCTATGTGATGGACTCGGGTCTGGTCACGATGTCGGGTGACGCGAAGCAGATGCTGGACGACCCGAAGGTGCGCGCCGCGTATCTCGGCGAATAA
- a CDS encoding GNAT family acetyltransferase, translated as MTTTAPLSIRRFDARDTDAVVALWQEAFPEYRDVTRPQRNPHLSIANKLATQPELFFVATLDERIVGTVMGGYDGHRGWLYSLAVDASLRRHGIGTRLVAHVEAVLTGLGCPKLNLQVLSAKADVREFYEALGYRADAVISLGKRLGELAGPVASN; from the coding sequence ATGACGACGACCGCCCCGCTCTCGATCCGCCGCTTCGACGCGCGCGACACCGACGCCGTGGTCGCACTGTGGCAGGAAGCGTTTCCCGAGTACCGGGACGTGACGAGGCCGCAGCGCAATCCGCATCTGTCGATCGCCAACAAACTCGCGACGCAGCCCGAACTGTTCTTCGTCGCGACGCTCGACGAGCGTATCGTCGGCACGGTGATGGGCGGTTACGACGGGCACCGCGGCTGGCTGTATTCGCTCGCGGTGGATGCGTCGCTGCGGCGTCACGGCATCGGCACCCGGCTGGTCGCGCATGTCGAGGCGGTACTGACGGGGCTCGGTTGCCCGAAGCTGAATCTGCAGGTGTTGTCGGCGAAGGCCGACGTCCGCGAGTTTTACGAGGCGCTCGGGTATCGCGCGGATGCGGTGATCAGTCTCGGCAAGCGGCTAGGCGAACTGGCCGGGCCGGTCGCATCGAATTGA
- a CDS encoding CDP-6-deoxy-delta-3,4-glucoseen reductase: protein MAFNVTLRQSGRQFQVEQDEPVLSAALRQGIGLPYGCKNGACGSCKGAVVSGQIEQRAHSSSALSNDEKTRGMALFCCATACSDLEVDIREVAGVGDVQVKKLPCRVNAIERKADDVVVLKLQLPANERLQYLAGQYLEFILKDGKRRSYSMASAPHVEGPIELHIRHMPGGAFTDHVFNTLKERDILRFEAPLGTFFLREDSDKPIVLLASGTGFAPLKAIIEHAVFKNLDRPMTLYWGARRKKDLYLLDLAEQWAREIPNFKFVPVLSEPDASDAWTGRVGFVHRAVIEDLPDLSAYQVYACGAPVMVESAQRDFTQHHALPEDEFYADSFTSAADLANAV from the coding sequence ATGGCATTTAACGTCACGCTCCGGCAAAGCGGCCGGCAGTTTCAGGTAGAACAGGACGAACCGGTGCTGAGCGCCGCGCTGCGCCAGGGCATCGGCCTGCCGTACGGCTGCAAGAACGGCGCGTGCGGTTCGTGCAAGGGCGCCGTCGTCAGCGGTCAGATCGAACAACGCGCGCATTCGTCGTCGGCATTGTCGAACGACGAGAAGACGCGCGGCATGGCGCTCTTCTGCTGCGCGACCGCGTGCTCCGATCTCGAAGTCGACATTCGCGAGGTGGCCGGCGTCGGCGACGTGCAGGTGAAGAAGCTGCCGTGCCGCGTCAATGCGATCGAGCGCAAGGCCGACGACGTCGTCGTGCTGAAACTGCAACTGCCCGCCAACGAACGTCTGCAGTATCTGGCCGGCCAGTACCTCGAATTCATCCTGAAGGACGGCAAGCGCCGCAGCTATTCGATGGCGAGCGCACCGCACGTCGAGGGGCCGATCGAACTGCACATCCGCCATATGCCCGGCGGCGCGTTCACCGATCACGTGTTCAATACGCTGAAAGAGCGCGACATCCTGCGCTTCGAAGCGCCGCTCGGCACCTTCTTCCTGCGCGAGGATTCCGACAAGCCGATCGTGCTGCTCGCGTCGGGCACGGGCTTCGCGCCGCTGAAGGCGATCATCGAGCATGCGGTGTTCAAGAACCTCGACCGGCCGATGACGTTGTACTGGGGCGCGCGCCGCAAGAAGGATCTCTATCTGCTCGACCTCGCGGAACAGTGGGCGCGCGAGATTCCGAACTTCAAGTTCGTGCCGGTGCTGTCGGAGCCGGATGCGAGCGACGCATGGACGGGCCGCGTCGGCTTCGTGCATCGCGCGGTGATCGAGGATTTGCCGGATCTGTCCGCATATCAGGTGTACGCATGCGGTGCGCCGGTGATGGTCGAATCGGCGCAGCGCGATTTCACCCAGCACCACGCGCTGCCGGAAGACGAGTTCTACGCGGACTCGTTCACGAGCGCTGCCGATCTGGCAAACGCGGTTTGA